Proteins from a single region of Chryseobacterium sp. T16E-39:
- a CDS encoding beta-mannosidase produces MNKTAFFAFLLVQNFLSAQFSERSLTSEKWEFKNSKEQKWLGASVPGMVHLDLMNNALIPDPFKDENEKKVQWVENEDWEYQTHFKISSKELENQNINLVFDGLDTFSEIYLNGKLLKKTDNMFRKWEIPVKQDLKSGDNLLQIKFRSAVNTGKELAKKVPFTMPESPRSFVRKAQYQFGWDWGPRLVTAGIWKGVKLNFWNDAQLENLKIEQKTLTKKNADLRIHLTVVTDKEGKYDISINDKKSQFQLKKGSNRIDIPFVIKDPKLWQPNGWGDPHLYSINVSLQKDSKTISSENLRIGLKTVELVQEKDEKGKSFYFKVNGHPLYIKGTNWIPADSFSPRITKEKYQKLIRDAKESNMNMIRVWGGGIYEDDEFYKACDENGILVWQDFMFAGSFYPADDAFLNNIKEEVKDQVNRLQNHPSIALWCGNNEVDEAIVNWGYQKQLKYSKEDSLQVWKDYKKVFHDLIPNTLKENLVADKNIYWPSSPSIGWGHKESLTEGDSHYWGVWWGEQPFEMYNEKVGRFMSEYGFQGMPGLETTKAMFSGVPDLSLNNATIKAHEKHARGWEIINKYMERDYPVPSDFVKYNYVSQLLQARGMQIAIEAHRRAKPYNMGTLYWQLNDCWPVISWSSIDYSGNWKALHYQVKRSFEQQAILVEEKEGILNLYAINDLSKTFQNVEATIEVVKFNGEILNQIGLGKKNLGDIVKFDPKETKSIVGRFPKDEIFLRIRLKDENGKEIAHNIHFFEKPKNLKLTKPTVKIKMISSKEIEVSTDVLAKDVYLIGDTHFSDNFFDLLPNRSKRIIVSKPLEKVEVMSLWDAIND; encoded by the coding sequence ATGAATAAAACGGCTTTTTTTGCTTTTCTTCTCGTTCAAAATTTTCTGAGTGCTCAGTTTTCAGAGCGAAGTCTGACCTCTGAAAAATGGGAATTTAAAAATTCAAAAGAACAAAAATGGCTCGGTGCCTCGGTACCAGGAATGGTGCATTTGGATTTAATGAATAATGCATTGATCCCTGATCCTTTTAAAGATGAAAATGAAAAGAAAGTTCAGTGGGTAGAAAATGAAGATTGGGAGTATCAAACCCATTTTAAAATATCATCTAAAGAACTGGAAAATCAAAACATAAATCTTGTATTTGATGGGTTGGACACATTTTCTGAAATCTACCTCAATGGAAAACTCCTGAAAAAAACAGATAATATGTTTAGAAAATGGGAGATTCCTGTTAAGCAAGACTTAAAGTCGGGGGACAACCTCCTGCAGATTAAATTCAGATCGGCAGTGAATACTGGAAAGGAGCTGGCAAAGAAAGTTCCTTTTACAATGCCAGAAAGCCCCAGAAGTTTTGTTAGAAAAGCTCAGTATCAGTTTGGGTGGGATTGGGGCCCCAGATTAGTAACAGCAGGAATATGGAAAGGGGTAAAATTAAATTTCTGGAATGATGCTCAACTTGAAAACCTAAAGATCGAACAAAAGACACTGACGAAAAAAAATGCCGATCTACGTATTCACCTTACGGTTGTTACTGACAAAGAAGGGAAGTATGATATTTCCATTAATGATAAAAAAAGTCAATTCCAATTAAAGAAAGGAAGTAACCGTATTGATATCCCGTTTGTCATAAAAGATCCAAAATTATGGCAACCTAATGGATGGGGAGATCCTCACCTATATAGCATCAATGTTTCCTTACAAAAAGATTCAAAAACTATTTCCAGTGAAAACTTAAGGATTGGATTGAAAACTGTAGAATTGGTGCAGGAAAAAGATGAAAAAGGGAAATCTTTCTATTTTAAAGTCAATGGGCATCCATTATACATAAAAGGGACGAACTGGATTCCTGCAGATAGCTTTTCTCCAAGAATTACGAAGGAAAAATATCAAAAACTGATCAGAGATGCCAAAGAATCGAATATGAATATGATTCGTGTTTGGGGTGGTGGGATTTATGAAGATGATGAATTTTATAAAGCGTGTGATGAAAATGGAATTTTAGTATGGCAGGATTTTATGTTTGCCGGAAGCTTTTATCCGGCTGATGATGCTTTTTTGAATAATATAAAAGAAGAAGTAAAGGATCAGGTCAACCGGTTACAAAATCACCCATCAATTGCTTTATGGTGCGGAAACAATGAAGTAGATGAGGCAATTGTTAACTGGGGATATCAGAAACAATTGAAATATTCTAAAGAAGACTCCTTACAGGTATGGAAAGATTATAAGAAGGTTTTTCATGACTTAATTCCAAATACTTTAAAAGAAAATCTGGTGGCTGACAAAAATATCTATTGGCCAAGTTCACCATCTATTGGTTGGGGACATAAAGAAAGTCTGACAGAGGGCGATTCTCATTATTGGGGCGTTTGGTGGGGAGAGCAGCCTTTTGAAATGTATAATGAAAAGGTCGGTCGTTTTATGTCTGAATATGGATTTCAGGGAATGCCAGGCTTGGAAACCACTAAAGCAATGTTTTCCGGAGTTCCTGATCTCAGTTTGAATAACGCCACCATAAAGGCGCATGAAAAGCATGCACGGGGTTGGGAGATCATCAACAAATATATGGAGCGCGATTATCCAGTTCCATCCGATTTTGTAAAATATAATTATGTCTCTCAATTACTACAGGCTCGAGGAATGCAGATTGCTATTGAGGCGCATCGCCGGGCAAAACCTTATAATATGGGGACTTTGTACTGGCAATTGAATGATTGCTGGCCTGTAATTTCGTGGTCTTCTATTGATTATTCAGGAAACTGGAAAGCCTTGCATTATCAGGTTAAAAGAAGCTTTGAACAACAGGCTATTCTGGTTGAAGAGAAAGAGGGAATTCTAAATCTTTATGCGATTAATGATCTTTCAAAAACATTTCAAAACGTTGAAGCGACGATAGAAGTTGTTAAATTCAACGGAGAAATTCTTAACCAAATAGGTTTAGGGAAAAAGAATTTGGGAGATATTGTAAAATTTGATCCAAAAGAAACTAAAAGTATAGTTGGTAGGTTCCCTAAAGATGAGATCTTTTTAAGGATCAGGTTAAAAGATGAAAATGGGAAAGAAATTGCACATAATATTCATTTTTTTGAAAAGCCTAAGAATTTAAAACTAACAAAACCAACTGTAAAAATCAAGATGATCTCTTCTAAAGAGATTGAAGTTTCTACTGATGTTTTAGCAAAAGATGTATACTTAATAGGAGATACTCATTTTAGCGATAATTTCTTTGATCTTCTTCCTAACCGTTCAAAACGGATTATAGTATCAAAACCTTTAGAAAAAGTTGAGGTAATGAGTTTGTGGGACGCGATTAATGATTAA
- a CDS encoding AEC family transporter has translation MVNFVLIAVCILAGMIFKATKSIHPDAHKGINTWILYLALPAVSFKYLPKVHWTVEMLFPIVATFLIAVFSFVFMMLYSRKKGYSRRSQSTMELISGYSNTSFIGFPLISAFYGESLLSIAIICDQTMFFSLSTLGIIAAVKGGSRSGKVSPQFILKRLITFPPLVACISALVLSQFIDFTIAEPLFDKLAATVSPLALFSVGLQLKFNGWKKLIPQMSISMLYKLILAPAIVLGLALLLGIKGNIAKITIFEAAMPTVVTSSIIVEQFRLNTKLTNLTIGFSIIVGFATTAIWYHLLDFIF, from the coding sequence ATGGTGAATTTTGTTTTGATAGCAGTATGTATTTTGGCTGGAATGATTTTCAAAGCAACAAAATCTATTCATCCCGACGCCCATAAAGGGATCAATACCTGGATCCTCTATCTTGCTTTGCCAGCGGTTTCTTTTAAGTATTTACCTAAAGTTCACTGGACAGTAGAAATGCTTTTCCCTATTGTTGCTACATTTCTTATTGCTGTATTCAGCTTTGTTTTTATGATGCTTTACAGCAGGAAAAAAGGCTATTCGAGACGTTCACAAAGTACGATGGAACTCATCAGTGGCTACAGTAATACTTCCTTTATAGGGTTCCCTTTAATCAGTGCTTTTTATGGGGAGAGCCTTTTAAGTATTGCGATCATTTGTGATCAGACCATGTTTTTCAGTCTTTCAACTCTGGGAATTATTGCAGCAGTGAAAGGAGGGAGCAGATCAGGGAAGGTAAGTCCTCAGTTTATCTTAAAGAGACTGATCACTTTTCCTCCATTAGTGGCATGTATCAGTGCGCTGGTGCTTTCTCAGTTTATTGATTTTACGATTGCAGAACCTCTTTTTGACAAATTAGCTGCTACGGTAAGTCCTTTAGCTTTATTTTCTGTAGGATTGCAGCTGAAATTTAATGGTTGGAAAAAATTAATTCCTCAAATGTCGATCTCAATGTTGTATAAATTAATTTTAGCTCCGGCAATTGTTTTAGGACTCGCATTATTATTAGGAATAAAAGGAAATATCGCTAAAATTACCATATTTGAGGCAGCCATGCCTACGGTAGTTACTTCCAGTATTATCGTCGAACAGTTTAGACTGAACACCAAACTGACGAATTTAACCATTGGATTCAGCATAATAGTAGGATTTGCAACAACAGCTATCTGGTATCACTTACTTGATTTTATTTTTTAA
- a CDS encoding sulfite exporter TauE/SafE family protein has translation MENYILLFFIGLMAGAINAAAGGGSFITFPALIYAGVPPIQANASSTVALFPGSLASAWKFREFIKPFPKISITAMIILTLLGGCAGGLLLLYTPSAGFKLVVPWLLLLGSLAFAFGKQAGNWLRKKMRIGSGLVLGAQFLLGVYGGYFGGAVGIMMMAVWALFGLSDIKVINANKTLFTGIANAAAVILFIWAGKVYWPETCTMMVATILGGYFGAHFTKKLNPVKLRMGIVIFNFLITIVFFIKTYL, from the coding sequence ATGGAAAATTATATCCTTCTATTTTTTATTGGACTTATGGCTGGAGCAATTAATGCTGCAGCCGGCGGTGGATCGTTCATTACTTTCCCTGCACTCATCTATGCCGGAGTACCTCCTATTCAGGCGAATGCTTCAAGTACTGTGGCCTTATTTCCGGGAAGCTTAGCCAGTGCGTGGAAATTCAGGGAATTTATTAAACCCTTTCCAAAGATTTCCATAACAGCAATGATCATTCTTACCCTTTTAGGTGGATGTGCAGGAGGATTATTATTGTTATATACCCCTTCGGCTGGCTTTAAACTTGTTGTCCCATGGTTACTTTTATTGGGTTCATTAGCTTTTGCTTTTGGAAAACAAGCGGGCAACTGGCTGAGAAAAAAAATGCGTATTGGCTCAGGATTAGTATTGGGAGCTCAATTTCTTTTAGGAGTCTATGGCGGTTATTTTGGAGGGGCAGTAGGAATTATGATGATGGCTGTTTGGGCGCTATTCGGTTTATCAGATATTAAAGTAATCAATGCCAATAAAACTCTTTTTACAGGAATTGCTAATGCTGCAGCAGTTATTCTATTTATCTGGGCCGGAAAAGTATACTGGCCGGAAACCTGTACAATGATGGTTGCAACTATTCTGGGAGGCTATTTTGGAGCACATTTTACCAAGAAGCTAAATCCCGTAAAACTAAGAATGGGTATTGTCATTTTTAACTTTCTAATTACTATTGTTTTCTTTATTAAAACTTATCTCTAA
- the priA gene encoding primosomal protein N': MRYVQIVLPLNLKGSFTYKVPEELISVIQTGMRVLVPFRGKKIYTGIVFEIHDIEPESFVPREVISILDESPILPQEQINFWNWLSGYYLCNLGEIYRFAFPSSLKLESETYLKLKPNVTVDFENLDVNEMYLIQALEVRQLINLTDLEAFIPKKDIIKTINSLIDLQYIEIDEKIGEKYKAKEVAYVKINENLLNNESLTAILGNLNKAPKQKDLFLLILSNQTENPDTYIKKSDLFEDGIFGHSHLKPLVDKNFVEEYYLQKDRLESYEGEIEEIEELSESQKKAKEDIDEAFEEKRNVLLHGVTSSGKTHIYLEKIEECVNQGKNVLFLLPEISLTKQITQRLEKKYGRKLGFYHQKLTDFEKVEVWRRIKSNDIQILIGTRNALFLPYQNVGLVIVDEEHDSAYKAREVSPYFNAKDSALVFGNFYDARVILGSATPSVESYYLARKEKMKYIFLNERFGNVQLPEFELINFKEAQDSKKVSGNFSLQLIEEIKKVLEERNQAIILHNRRGYANVLECESCGYVNYCSNCDVVMTYHKAANEMKCHYCGQRASKPKACPKCHSENLNERGVGVEQIHEEVSRLFPDNEVDRMDVDSMRKKFAYEKLYEKIEDRETDIVVGTQMISKGLDFDHIELVAIPKADSLLYVQDFRAEERAFQLITQVAGRAGRVSGKGKIYIQTFNPEHSVFQLIKMNKISKIYYYFLEERKKFHYPPFTKLIMIELKHRREDKVNRASQFLGSVLRKYLPEDCVLGPEKSQIARINNLYQFQILLKLPRGKNYEKFKSQVLLSLKDFDEITAYQSIKKDVFVDF, encoded by the coding sequence TTGCGATACGTCCAGATTGTTTTACCATTAAATTTAAAAGGGTCTTTCACTTATAAAGTGCCCGAAGAGCTCATATCTGTTATACAAACCGGAATGAGGGTTTTAGTACCATTTCGTGGAAAAAAGATTTACACAGGGATTGTTTTTGAAATTCATGACATAGAGCCCGAGAGTTTTGTACCCAGGGAGGTGATCAGTATTTTAGATGAATCTCCAATTTTACCTCAAGAACAAATCAATTTCTGGAACTGGCTTTCGGGATATTATTTGTGCAATTTAGGAGAAATCTACCGTTTTGCATTTCCATCTTCTCTGAAACTGGAGAGTGAGACTTATCTGAAATTAAAACCCAATGTAACAGTTGATTTTGAAAATCTTGATGTCAATGAAATGTATCTCATCCAGGCGCTTGAGGTTAGACAGCTGATTAATCTTACAGATCTCGAAGCTTTTATTCCTAAAAAGGATATTATCAAGACCATTAATTCGCTTATTGATCTTCAATATATTGAAATTGATGAAAAAATAGGAGAAAAATATAAGGCCAAAGAAGTTGCTTATGTAAAGATCAACGAAAACCTTCTGAATAATGAAAGCCTTACAGCAATTTTAGGAAATTTAAACAAAGCCCCTAAACAAAAGGATCTGTTTCTTCTTATTTTATCTAATCAGACAGAGAATCCTGATACTTATATCAAAAAATCAGATCTTTTTGAAGATGGAATATTTGGACATTCACATCTTAAACCTTTAGTGGATAAGAATTTTGTTGAAGAATATTATCTTCAAAAAGACAGACTGGAAAGCTATGAAGGAGAGATTGAAGAGATCGAAGAGCTTTCGGAATCCCAGAAAAAAGCAAAAGAAGATATTGATGAAGCTTTTGAGGAAAAGAGAAATGTGTTGCTTCATGGGGTAACTTCCTCAGGAAAGACCCATATTTATTTAGAAAAAATCGAAGAATGCGTGAATCAGGGGAAAAATGTCTTGTTTTTACTCCCTGAGATCTCTCTGACAAAACAAATTACACAAAGGCTCGAAAAGAAATACGGCCGGAAATTAGGCTTTTATCATCAAAAACTGACCGACTTTGAAAAGGTCGAGGTTTGGAGAAGAATTAAAAGCAATGACATTCAGATCCTTATCGGAACAAGAAATGCCTTGTTTCTGCCCTATCAGAATGTAGGATTGGTCATTGTGGACGAGGAACATGATTCTGCTTACAAAGCGAGAGAGGTGTCACCTTATTTTAATGCAAAAGATTCCGCATTGGTATTTGGAAACTTCTATGATGCGCGAGTGATATTAGGCTCTGCCACACCTTCTGTAGAAAGTTATTACCTGGCCAGGAAGGAAAAAATGAAATATATTTTTCTTAATGAAAGGTTTGGAAATGTACAGTTACCGGAATTTGAGCTGATCAATTTTAAAGAAGCTCAGGACTCTAAAAAAGTTTCCGGAAACTTTTCGTTACAATTGATTGAGGAAATAAAAAAAGTACTGGAAGAAAGAAATCAGGCTATTATCCTCCATAACCGACGTGGCTATGCCAACGTTCTGGAATGTGAATCCTGTGGCTACGTGAATTACTGTTCCAATTGTGATGTTGTCATGACGTATCATAAAGCGGCTAATGAAATGAAATGCCATTATTGTGGCCAGCGCGCTTCAAAACCTAAAGCCTGTCCAAAATGCCATTCTGAAAACTTAAATGAAAGAGGAGTAGGCGTTGAGCAGATTCATGAGGAAGTTTCCCGGTTATTTCCGGATAATGAAGTAGATCGGATGGATGTAGATTCCATGCGAAAGAAGTTTGCTTATGAAAAACTATACGAAAAGATTGAAGACCGGGAGACAGATATTGTTGTCGGGACACAGATGATTTCCAAAGGATTGGATTTCGACCATATTGAACTGGTGGCTATCCCAAAAGCTGATTCCTTATTATATGTTCAGGATTTCAGAGCAGAAGAAAGAGCATTTCAGCTGATCACTCAGGTGGCAGGACGGGCCGGGAGGGTTTCTGGAAAAGGTAAAATTTATATTCAGACCTTTAATCCGGAGCATTCTGTTTTTCAGCTGATCAAAATGAATAAGATTTCTAAGATCTATTATTATTTCCTGGAAGAACGCAAAAAGTTTCATTATCCCCCTTTTACCAAGCTTATTATGATTGAGCTAAAACATCGGAGAGAAGATAAGGTAAACCGGGCTTCCCAGTTTTTGGGTTCTGTATTAAGAAAATACCTTCCAGAAGACTGTGTTTTAGGACCTGAAAAATCTCAGATTGCAAGAATCAATAACCTCTATCAATTTCAAATTTTACTTAAACTTCCACGTGGAAAAAACTATGAAAAGTTTAAAAGCCAGGTTTTGCTAAGTTTGAAAGATTTTGATGAAATTACTGCTTACCAGAGCATCAAAAAAGACGTTTTCGTGGATTTTTAA
- the dacB gene encoding D-alanyl-D-alanine carboxypeptidase/D-alanyl-D-alanine-endopeptidase, with protein sequence MVNFRKYISGVAVLASGFFLAQSTVSTVLYSQAYDNQKTNLNLPSPVTSVVERTILSAKELVDINVNTMVSDPVLKNAEWGFVVYDPKTKKVISSYNENTPLVPASTTKLLTTETALNLLGENYRWMTQLEYSGSIDENGVLNGNLYVVGSGDPSLGTNKGGALSYREIVSDFISGISHEGIKRVNGDIIIQTALFKGNISRLPENVVWLENNNYYLPVGTTREISPANEKLIVKKAGNFSTEKKYFYVSPYANQMVYADKYEGDGILTTKLPDAPAYLANTLRASMVKSGIAVSGKVSPKMTDPMPESRKLISAYKSPTLGDIIFYTNQHSDNSLAEALLKTVGFQKLGDQTSESGRIVVTTHLKEHAFDINGLSYIDGSGLSRSNTVTPISQAKFLTSLMDEKYYKTYLTSLPVGGQSGTLKRMFIGTGNGQIFAKTGTLNKVKTLAGYMKTNSGKTLVFSLMVNNYAGSVDMVKKRMEKLLEPALDL encoded by the coding sequence ATGGTAAATTTCAGAAAATATATTTCAGGTGTAGCGGTGTTGGCTTCTGGGTTTTTCCTTGCTCAATCTACCGTTTCTACTGTTCTTTATTCTCAGGCTTACGACAATCAAAAAACAAATTTAAACCTACCTTCTCCCGTGACTTCGGTTGTGGAGAGAACAATTTTGTCAGCTAAAGAACTTGTAGATATTAATGTAAACACAATGGTGTCAGATCCCGTACTCAAAAATGCTGAGTGGGGATTTGTAGTGTATGACCCTAAAACAAAGAAAGTAATTTCTTCGTACAATGAAAATACTCCTTTAGTTCCGGCTTCCACAACGAAACTGTTAACAACCGAAACAGCATTGAATCTGTTAGGTGAAAACTATCGTTGGATGACGCAGTTGGAATATTCAGGAAGTATAGATGAAAATGGAGTTTTAAATGGTAATCTTTATGTGGTGGGAAGTGGAGATCCATCCCTTGGAACTAACAAAGGTGGAGCTTTATCCTATAGAGAAATCGTTTCAGATTTCATAAGTGGGATCTCTCATGAAGGAATTAAAAGAGTAAATGGTGATATTATTATTCAGACCGCTCTTTTTAAAGGAAATATTTCAAGACTTCCGGAAAATGTAGTCTGGCTGGAGAATAATAATTACTATCTGCCTGTAGGAACTACCCGTGAGATCAGCCCGGCAAACGAAAAACTGATTGTAAAAAAAGCAGGTAATTTTTCAACTGAGAAAAAATACTTTTATGTTTCGCCTTATGCCAATCAAATGGTATATGCGGATAAATATGAAGGAGATGGTATCTTGACGACCAAATTACCGGATGCTCCGGCTTATCTTGCCAATACTTTAAGAGCAAGTATGGTTAAAAGCGGAATCGCTGTCAGCGGAAAAGTAAGTCCTAAGATGACCGATCCAATGCCTGAATCCAGAAAGCTGATTTCGGCTTATAAGTCACCAACGTTAGGGGATATTATCTTTTATACGAACCAGCATAGTGATAATTCTTTAGCTGAAGCTTTATTAAAAACAGTAGGTTTTCAGAAATTGGGAGATCAGACTTCAGAATCTGGAAGAATAGTTGTAACCACCCACTTAAAAGAACATGCTTTTGATATCAATGGCTTAAGCTATATCGATGGAAGCGGGCTTTCAAGAAGCAATACCGTAACTCCAATTTCACAGGCGAAGTTTTTAACTTCATTAATGGATGAGAAATATTATAAAACATATTTAACATCACTTCCTGTAGGTGGTCAGTCAGGAACTTTGAAGAGAATGTTCATCGGAACCGGAAACGGACAAATTTTTGCTAAAACGGGAACTTTAAATAAAGTAAAGACATTAGCAGGATATATGAAAACGAATTCCGGGAAAACACTGGTATTCTCTTTAATGGTAAATAACTATGCAGGATCAGTAGATATGGTGAAGAAAAGAATGGAAAAACTTCTGGAACCGGCTTTAGATCTTTAA
- a CDS encoding M1 family metallopeptidase, whose amino-acid sequence MKKLYLIVLCIISIGSLHSQDQNIEMKGLIAKEMKSYAQKMTAPNVNPNTLNYDLQYQRMDVSLDPAVYNISGSVTSHFKPNQAMGSIYFDLANSLTVSAVKYHGANLVFQQLPTKEVKIDFPASLPANVLDSLTIQYAGPPATNNNAFATGSQNGNLILSTLSEPYGAQDWFPTKQSLNDKIDRFDFKITTPNQYSVAANGKLMSETTLPNSKKLTFWRTMYPTSAYLIALAITNFVKLNDTMGNPPFPFVNYVYPTTQSNTAVMSNIEWTKQIMNTFETYFGPYPFRNEKYGHMEFQYGGVCMEHQTMSSMSSWGRSVIAHELAHQWFGDKVTCGSWNDIWLNEGFATFGEHLANEKLLMTQSDFMDYLESQKDYITSSPGGSIYVDDADLGNQNAIFSGRLSYAKGGYVVRMLKWILGDTAFYQAIKEYHSRPNLAYNYAKTADLNASLLQSTGKNFTEFFNDWIYGEGYPTYDIRWKESSNQTITIKVAQAQSNSSVSFYEMPLPIKVNGTAGQVAYLKLNNTSNNQYFVESVPFPIASVQFNYEFQILEKNSTVTKDLTLGVEDLTKDQFSLYPNPAKNELYLKGIERSTDFVIYAIDGKLVKAGKYQPNKSISISELVPGVYVFKINDRNIKFVKE is encoded by the coding sequence ATGAAAAAACTTTATCTGATCGTTTTGTGCATTATTTCAATTGGATCATTGCATAGTCAGGATCAAAATATTGAAATGAAAGGATTAATCGCAAAGGAAATGAAGTCTTATGCTCAAAAGATGACAGCCCCAAATGTTAATCCCAATACATTAAATTATGATTTGCAGTATCAGCGAATGGATGTTAGCCTGGATCCTGCAGTCTATAATATTTCCGGTTCTGTCACTTCACATTTTAAACCTAATCAGGCGATGGGTAGTATCTACTTTGATCTTGCCAATTCTTTAACGGTTTCTGCAGTAAAATATCATGGGGCAAATCTTGTTTTCCAACAATTGCCTACGAAAGAAGTCAAAATTGATTTTCCGGCGTCTCTTCCAGCCAATGTGCTCGATTCATTAACGATACAATATGCAGGTCCACCCGCAACAAATAATAATGCGTTTGCAACGGGATCACAAAATGGAAACCTTATTCTTTCTACTCTAAGTGAGCCCTATGGAGCACAGGATTGGTTTCCAACCAAGCAAAGCCTGAATGATAAAATTGATCGTTTTGATTTTAAAATTACAACACCCAACCAATACAGTGTTGCAGCTAATGGAAAACTGATGTCTGAGACAACGCTTCCCAATAGTAAAAAGCTGACCTTCTGGAGAACGATGTATCCCACAAGTGCATACTTAATAGCTCTTGCTATCACCAATTTTGTTAAACTGAATGATACCATGGGAAATCCACCTTTTCCTTTTGTAAATTATGTTTATCCCACTACACAAAGTAATACTGCTGTAATGTCTAATATTGAATGGACAAAGCAGATCATGAATACTTTTGAAACCTACTTTGGTCCTTATCCTTTCCGCAATGAAAAATATGGGCACATGGAGTTTCAATACGGTGGAGTTTGTATGGAACATCAGACGATGTCTTCTATGAGTTCATGGGGGAGATCAGTTATAGCTCATGAACTTGCTCACCAATGGTTTGGAGATAAGGTAACCTGTGGATCATGGAATGATATCTGGTTAAATGAAGGGTTTGCAACGTTTGGAGAACATCTTGCAAATGAAAAGTTGCTAATGACTCAAAGCGATTTTATGGATTATCTGGAAAGCCAAAAAGATTATATTACAAGTTCTCCGGGAGGAAGCATCTATGTAGATGATGCTGATTTAGGAAATCAAAACGCCATTTTTAGTGGTAGATTATCTTATGCTAAAGGAGGGTATGTCGTTAGAATGCTTAAATGGATTTTAGGAGATACCGCTTTTTATCAGGCAATTAAAGAGTATCACTCAAGACCTAATTTAGCCTATAATTATGCAAAAACAGCTGACCTGAATGCTTCTCTGCTACAGTCCACCGGTAAAAACTTTACAGAATTCTTTAATGACTGGATCTATGGAGAGGGATATCCTACTTATGATATCAGATGGAAAGAGTCTTCAAATCAAACAATTACGATAAAAGTAGCTCAGGCTCAAAGCAATTCTTCGGTAAGCTTCTATGAAATGCCACTTCCAATAAAAGTAAATGGAACTGCAGGTCAGGTTGCCTATTTAAAGTTGAATAATACATCCAATAATCAATATTTTGTGGAGTCTGTGCCATTTCCAATTGCCAGTGTACAGTTTAATTACGAATTTCAGATTTTAGAGAAAAACTCTACAGTAACCAAGGATTTGACTTTAGGCGTTGAGGACTTGACAAAAGATCAATTTTCACTATATCCCAATCCGGCTAAAAATGAATTATATCTAAAAGGTATTGAAAGATCAACGGATTTCGTCATTTATGCAATTGATGGAAAATTGGTAAAGGCCGGGAAATACCAACCTAATAAATCTATTAGTATTTCCGAGTTGGTTCCTGGAGTCTATGTATTCAAAATAAACGATAGGAATATTAAGTTTGTGAAAGAGTAG